From the genome of Herpetosiphonaceae bacterium:
CTACGATCGACCGCCGCAGCAATTTCTAAGTTCGATAATCCAACGAAAAACTTGAGCGTAATAACCTGTTGTTGCTCCGTTGTGAGCTGGCTAATCGCTTCCCGTAGCGCCAGACGATCACAGATCGTGCGCGCGGTATCGAAGCTTTTGGGATCGGTTAAGTTTAGCTCCGGCGTTAAGGATACCTGTTCCGCTCGTTTTCGCTTGCGGATGTAACTTACAAGCACATTGTTCGCAATCGTATACAGCCAGGCCGTAAACGAGAGATCGCCCCGGTACTCGAAGGTTTTGACACCCTTCCAGATGCACATAAACACTTCTTGCACACAATCCTGGGCAGCCTCAATATCTCCTAGACGAACGTAACAATACCGTCGAACCGAATCGGCATAAACATCGTGCAACTCGCGGATGGCGTGAGGATTGCCCTCGCGGGCCCGCGCGATGACCGACGGAAGATCGATGGAGCTGGGCATGGGACGCACTCCTACCCTCGCGCAACGTTCTCCGCTTACGCAGGTGAACTATTAATCGATCCCCTACGCCTTAGTAAACGCAGGATCGATCAGTTTAGATACGCCTACTTTGCTGTGAACCTAACTTAAGCCAATGTTCTGATAGACACGTCTGATCGCTGGGTGGGAT
Proteins encoded in this window:
- a CDS encoding RNA polymerase sigma factor — protein: MPSSIDLPSVIARAREGNPHAIRELHDVYADSVRRYCYVRLGDIEAAQDCVQEVFMCIWKGVKTFEYRGDLSFTAWLYTIANNVLVSYIRKRKRAEQVSLTPELNLTDPKSFDTARTICDRLALREAISQLTTEQQQVITLKFFVGLSNLEIAAAVDRSEGAVKALQHRAINRLQQMLAHERMGALSELSLGEV